AAATTGACAAGCTAGATAATATTAACCCAGGTTGGTCTAAGAACATTTTCCTTTCACAAATTCATGAGTTGATTGAAACGTTACCTGATTGGAGTTTCATTTTCAGATGGCTTGACTTACTTTGAGGATTTACTGGATGAGGCATCCATCTCAACTAGCTTGATCACACTAGAAAAAGATTACGAAGATTCAGTTTGCAATAAAGGCGAACTTGATGAGAGGGTGTTCATCAATGAAGAGGATAGCTTACTCGGATCCGGAAGCTTATCTGCAGGAGCTGTAAATGTTACTGGTGTTAAGAGGAAAATTGATTCTTTGAGCTCACCTGCGAGGACATTTATAAGTCCACTCTCTCCTCATAAGTCACCTGCTGCTAAGACAAATACTATTAGCGGTGCCATCAAGTTGACAGCGACACCAGTAAGCACAGCAATGACAACTGCCAAATGGCTCAGGACGGTTATATGTCCGCTTCTGCCAAAACCTTCACCTGGGTTGGAGCATTTCCTCAAATCCTGCGATAGGGATATAACAACGGATGTCACACGAAGAGCACATGTAATGTTGGAAGCTATTTTTCCAAATAGCTCCCTTGGGGACCGATGTGCAGGGGGAAGTTTACAACCTGTTAACCTAATGGATGACATATGGGCAGAACAGCGAAGATTAGAAGCTGTGAAGTTATACTACAGAGTTCTCGaggcaatgtgtatagcagaaGCTCAGATTTTGCATGCAAACAacttaaactctttgttgacgaATGAGAGGTTCCATAGATGCATGCTGGCTTGTTCAGCTGAACTGGTTCTGGCTACCCACAAATCCATAACGATGTTGTTCCCGGCGGTTCTTGAGAGGACTGGGATCACAGCCTTTGATCTCTGCAAGGTTATAGAGAGTTTCATCAGACACGAGGATTCTCTACCTAGAGAGTTGAGACGGCATCTGAACTCACTGGAGGAACGGCTACTCGAGAGTATGGTATGGGAGAAAGGCTCTTCAATGTACAACTCTCTGATCGTTGCCAGGCCATTGCTTGCGTTGGAGATCAACCGGCTCGGATTACTAGCTGAACCGATGCCATCTCTGGATGCAATTGCAGCTCTTATTAATTTCTCCGAAGGATCACATCATGCACCATATATCCAAAAGCATGAAACATGTCCAGGTAATTTAATTTGTATTTGAGTCAAAGCAGTTAAAATCGAACTTGCTCTTACCACAAACTTCAAATTTTACTGCCACACAGGTCAAAATGGGGATATAAAATCGCCCAAAAGACAGTGTACAGATTACCGCAGCATTCTAGTTGAACGCAATTCCTTTACATCACCGGTAAAGGATCGTCTGTTGGCCTTTGGCAACGTTAAATCAAAGATGCTGCCACCTCCGTTGCAGTCTGCCTTTGCTAGGTACATTTTggttattaattttcttttttttaatctaaagtCTATCAATCTAGTTTGCTTTTCCTGAGTTTATCCATGTACTTGTTAAGCTTACCTTTTCGGATATTTGTGTACAGTCCGACACGGCCAAACCCAGGAGGCGGTGGAGAAACTTGTGCAGAAACTGGTATCAACATTTTCTTCACTAAGGTAGGTCAATGCAATCTTTGGTCTAATGCACTAGAACTTTTGATTAATCGTTTGGTTGGACTTGGATGTAACTAAAATATAGCACATAAAACGTGATAGTGCTGATTAGGCTGGCTAATGTTTTAATGTCGTATTCATTCAATGATGTTGTTCCCCAGATTAATAAACTGGCTGCTGTCAGAATAAATGGAATGGTGGAAAGGTTACAACTTTCGCAGCAGATAAGGGAGAGTGTATATCGTCTCTTCCAACATGTACTTGCTCAGCGGACTTCTCTTTTATTTAACCGGCATATTGACCAGATCATTCTCTGTTGCTTTTACGGAGTGGCCAAGGTGAGCAGCGTTATTCCTGGTCTTACGTTGATGTTGTCTGGTTTATATTGACTTCTCTTCGGCTAacacttttttttcttccatgAACTCCCTCTAGATATCCCAAATGAGCCTAACTTTCAGGGAAATCATATACAACTATAGGAAGCAACCACAGTGTAAACCACTAGTTTTCCGCAGCGTTTATGTGGATTCGCATCAGAGTCGCCGTCAAGGTCAAGGggtaatttaatatatatatatatatatatacaccctTAACTTTA
This region of Brassica napus cultivar Da-Ae chromosome C5, Da-Ae, whole genome shotgun sequence genomic DNA includes:
- the LOC106435408 gene encoding retinoblastoma-related protein 1 isoform X1 encodes the protein MEEVQPPVTPPIDPNGKRSEAILSDLCEKVLSLEGSICDQALKLFTETKPILSANMANIGSGTREEVERFWFAFVLYSVKMLTLRKQVDGQSVSGDNKFNLCQILRALKLNIVDFFKELPQFVVKAGPVLCELYGADWENRLQAKELQANFVHLSLLSKYYKRGYQEFFLTYDANAENTSANSASYLPDSYRFGWLLFLALRNHAFSRFKDLVTCTNGLVSILGILILHVPCRFRNFSIQDSSRFVKKGDKEVDLVASLCKIYDASEDELKKIMDQANNLIETILKKKTSSASTCKIDKLDNINPDGLTYFEDLLDEASISTSLITLEKDYEDSVCNKGELDERVFINEEDSLLGSGSLSAGAVNVTGVKRKIDSLSSPARTFISPLSPHKSPAAKTNTISGAIKLTATPVSTAMTTAKWLRTVICPLLPKPSPGLEHFLKSCDRDITTDVTRRAHVMLEAIFPNSSLGDRCAGGSLQPVNLMDDIWAEQRRLEAVKLYYRVLEAMCIAEAQILHANNLNSLLTNERFHRCMLACSAELVLATHKSITMLFPAVLERTGITAFDLCKVIESFIRHEDSLPRELRRHLNSLEERLLESMVWEKGSSMYNSLIVARPLLALEINRLGLLAEPMPSLDAIAALINFSEGSHHAPYIQKHETCPGQNGDIKSPKRQCTDYRSILVERNSFTSPVKDRLLAFGNVKSKMLPPPLQSAFASPTRPNPGGGGETCAETGINIFFTKINKLAAVRINGMVERLQLSQQIRESVYRLFQHVLAQRTSLLFNRHIDQIILCCFYGVAKISQMSLTFREIIYNYRKQPQCKPLVFRSVYVDSHQSRRQGQGRVGPDHVDIITFYNEMFIPAVKPLLVEIIPVKKDQAMEANNKPEGHCPGSPKVSVFPSVPDMSPKKVSAVHNVYVSPLRGSKMDALISHSSKSYYACVGESTHAYQSPSKDLSAINNRLNNSCSTNRKRTLKFDVEAGLVSDSMVGNSLYLQNQNQNGSDASSSGGAPLKTEPVDSS
- the LOC106435408 gene encoding retinoblastoma-related protein 1 isoform X3 produces the protein MEEVQPPVTPPIDPNGKRSEAILSDLCEKVLSLEGSICDQALKLFTETKPILSANMANIGSGTREEVERFWFAFVLYSVKMLTLRKQVDGQSVSGDNKFNLCQILRALKLNIVDFFKELPQFVVKAGPVLCELYGADWENRLQAKELQANFVHLSLLSKYYKRGYQEFFLTYDANAENTSANSASYLPDSYRFGWLLFLALRNHAFSRFKDLVTCTNGLVSILGILILHVPCRFRNFSIQDSSRFVKKGDKEVDLVASLCKIYDASEDELKKIMDQANNLIETILKKKTSSASTCKIDKLDNINPDGLTYFEDLLDEASISTSLITLEKDYEDSVCNKGELDERVFINEEDSLLGSGSLSAGAVNVTGVKRKIDSLSSPARTFISPLSPHKSPAAKTNTISGAIKLTATPVSTAMTTAKWLRTVICPLLPKPSPGLEHFLKSCDRDITTDVTRRAHVMLEAIFPNSSLGDRCAGGSLQPVNLMDDIWAEQRRLEAVKLYYRVLEAMCIAEAQILHANNLNSLLTNERFHRCMLACSAELVLATHKSITMLFPAVLERTGITAFDLCKVIESFIRHEDSLPRELRRHLNSLEERLLESMVWEKGSSMYNSLIVARPLLALEINRLGLLAEPMPSLDAIAALINFSEGSHHAPYIQKHETCPGQNGDIKSPKRQCTDYRSILVERNSFTSPVKDRLLAFGNVKSKMLPPPLQSAFASPTRPNPGGGGETCAETGINIFFTKINKLAAVRINGMVERLQLSQQIRESVYRLFQHVLAQRTSLLFNRHIDQIILCCFYGVAKISQMSLTFREIIYNYRKQPQCKPLVFRSVYVDSHQSRRQGQGRVGPDHVDIITFYNEMFIPAVKPLLVEIIPVKKDQAMEANNKPEGHCPGSPKVSVFPSVPDMSPKKVSAVHNVYVSPLRGSKMDALISHSSKSYYACVGESTHAYQSPSKDLSAINNRLNKYISFCGIAAAAPTARGRLNLTWKQDWSVIPW
- the LOC106435408 gene encoding retinoblastoma-related protein 1 isoform X2 codes for the protein MEEVQPPVTPPIDPNGKRSEAILSDLCEKVLSLEGSICDQALKLFTETKPILSANMANIGSGTREEVERFWFAFVLYSVKMLTLRKQVDGQSVSGDNKFNLCQILRALKLNIVDFFKELPQFVVKAGPVLCELYGADWENRLQAKELQANFVHLSLLSKYYKRGYQEFFLTYDANAENTSANSASYLPDSYRFGWLLFLALRNHAFSRFKDLVTCTNGLVSILGILILHVPCRFRNFSIQDSSRFVKKGDKEVDLVASLCKIYDASEDELKKIMDQANNLIETILKKKTSSASTCKIDKLDNINPDGLTYFEDLLDEASISTSLITLEKDYEDSVCNKGELDERVFINEEDSLLGSGSLSAGAVNVTGVKRKIDSLSSPARTFISPLSPHKSPAAKTNTISGAIKLTATPVSTAMTTAKWLRTVICPLLPKPSPGLEHFLKSCDRDITTDVTRRAHVMLEAIFPNSSLGDRCAGGSLQPVNLMDDIWAEQRRLEAVKLYYRVLEAMCIAEAQILHANNLNSLLTNERFHRCMLACSAELVLATHKSITMLFPAVLERTGITAFDLCKVIESFIRHEDSLPRELRRHLNSLEERLLESMVWEKGSSMYNSLIVARPLLALEINRLGLLAEPMPSLDAIAALINFSEGSHHAPYIQKHETCPGQNGDIKSPKRQCTDYRSILVERNSFTSPVKDRLLAFGNVKSKMLPPPLQSAFASPTRPNPGGGGETCAETGINIFFTKINKLAAVRINGMVERLQLSQQIRESVYRLFQHVLAQRTSLLFNRHIDQIILCCFYGVAKISQMSLTFREIIYNYRKQPQCKPLVFRSVYVDSHQSRRQGQGRVGPDHVDIITFYNEMFIPAVKPLLVEIIPVKKDQAMEANNKPEGHCPGSPKVSVFPSVPDMSPKKVSAVHNVYVSPLRGSKMDALISHSSKSYYACVGESTHAYQSPSKDLSAINNRLNNCSTNRKRTLKFDVEAGLVSDSMVGNSLYLQNQNQNGSDASSSGGAPLKTEPVDSS